A single window of Vibrio stylophorae DNA harbors:
- the gspD gene encoding type II secretion system secretin GspD yields the protein MKKWKSLSSWMLASALVCASPAYASEEYSASFKDTDIHEFINIVGRNLKKTIIVDPSVRGQIDVRSYDLLNEEQYYRFFLNVLEVHGFAAVEMDNGVIKIVKDKDAKTSAVPVVDSLKGQPNDAIVTRVIAVRNVSVRELSPLLRQLNDNAGAGNVVHYDPANVIMITGRAAVVARLADIIERVDRAGDKEITVVELRNASASEMVRIVDALNKSDQAKNVPSFLQPKLVADERTNSILVSGDPAVRQRLVKLIRQLDKEMATSGNHRVIYLKYAKAEDLVDVLKGVSDNIISGKSGGAKEAAPMTSKDSVTIAAHPDTNALVITAPPDVMRSLEDVISQLDIRRAQVLVEAMIVEMTEGDGISLGVQWGSLEDGGVIQFGNTGLPVSAYAGALEASKDKVTETVTTDRDTGAVTGKVTTTEEGDLTALATAMSGLNGGFMGLVMGDWTMLVNAIQSDANSNILSSPSITVMDNDEASFIVGEEVPVVTGSTSSSNNDNPFQTVERKEVGIKLKVTPQINEGDSVQLKIEQEVSSVLNASGAVDVRFAKRQLNTTVLVKDGQMLVLGGLIDEQVVESDDKVPVLGDIPLLGTLFSSKSNQKTKRNLMVFIKPTIIRDITTADGVTQRKYNYIRAEQLYRQQEGISLMPNTETPLLPEYHEDMQALPELRVFAEQARASQ from the coding sequence TTGGTTTGCGCATCACCCGCCTACGCCAGTGAAGAGTACAGCGCCAGTTTTAAGGATACGGATATTCATGAATTCATTAATATCGTGGGCCGTAATCTGAAAAAAACCATCATTGTTGATCCCAGCGTCCGTGGACAAATTGATGTCCGCAGTTATGACTTGCTCAATGAAGAGCAGTATTACCGCTTCTTTTTGAACGTGCTTGAGGTTCATGGTTTTGCCGCCGTTGAGATGGATAACGGGGTGATCAAAATCGTCAAAGATAAAGACGCCAAAACCTCAGCGGTTCCTGTGGTCGATAGCCTCAAAGGCCAACCCAATGATGCCATTGTGACCCGTGTGATTGCGGTGCGTAATGTGTCGGTGCGCGAACTCTCTCCTTTGCTGCGCCAACTCAACGACAACGCTGGTGCTGGTAACGTGGTGCACTACGATCCTGCTAACGTCATTATGATCACTGGTCGCGCCGCTGTGGTGGCGCGTTTAGCCGATATTATTGAGCGCGTCGATCGCGCCGGTGACAAAGAGATCACTGTGGTTGAGCTGCGTAATGCCTCCGCCTCTGAGATGGTGCGGATTGTCGATGCGCTGAATAAATCCGATCAGGCGAAGAATGTCCCTAGTTTTTTGCAGCCAAAATTGGTTGCCGATGAGCGCACCAACTCCATTTTGGTTTCAGGCGATCCTGCAGTGCGCCAGCGCTTAGTGAAGTTGATTCGCCAACTGGATAAAGAGATGGCGACCTCGGGCAATCACCGCGTGATCTATTTGAAATATGCTAAAGCGGAAGATTTGGTCGATGTGCTTAAAGGCGTTTCCGATAACATCATCTCGGGTAAATCTGGTGGTGCCAAAGAAGCAGCGCCAATGACCAGCAAAGATTCTGTGACCATTGCCGCCCATCCAGATACCAATGCCTTGGTGATCACCGCGCCGCCCGATGTGATGCGCTCACTAGAAGATGTGATTAGTCAGCTCGATATTCGCCGCGCGCAAGTGTTGGTCGAGGCGATGATTGTCGAGATGACCGAAGGTGACGGCATTAGCCTGGGCGTGCAGTGGGGCTCGCTGGAAGACGGCGGGGTGATTCAGTTCGGCAATACGGGCTTGCCGGTGAGTGCCTATGCTGGTGCGCTGGAAGCATCCAAAGATAAGGTCACCGAAACTGTGACCACAGATCGCGATACTGGCGCGGTGACAGGCAAAGTGACCACCACCGAAGAGGGTGATTTAACCGCGCTAGCGACAGCCATGTCTGGGCTCAATGGTGGCTTTATGGGGCTGGTGATGGGCGATTGGACCATGCTGGTCAACGCCATTCAATCCGATGCCAACTCCAATATTCTGTCATCGCCAAGTATCACTGTGATGGATAACGATGAAGCTTCATTTATTGTTGGTGAAGAGGTGCCAGTGGTGACGGGCTCTACTTCAAGCTCCAACAATGATAATCCGTTCCAAACCGTGGAGCGTAAAGAGGTGGGCATCAAGCTTAAGGTCACCCCACAGATTAACGAAGGCGACTCAGTACAGCTGAAAATTGAGCAGGAAGTCTCTTCCGTGCTCAATGCCAGCGGCGCCGTGGATGTGCGCTTTGCCAAACGTCAGCTCAATACCACGGTTTTGGTCAAAGATGGCCAGATGCTCGTGCTCGGTGGTTTGATTGATGAGCAAGTGGTGGAAAGTGACGACAAAGTGCCAGTGCTGGGCGATATTCCGCTGTTGGGCACGCTGTTCTCCTCAAAGAGCAATCAAAAAACCAAACGAAATTTGATGGTGTTTATTAAGCCCACCATTATTCGCGATATCACCACTGCCGATGGCGTGACCCAGCGTAAATATAACTATATTCGCGCTGAGCAGCTGTATCGCCAGCAGGAAGGGATCTCCTTGATGCCAAATACCGAGACGCCATTGCTGCCTGAATATCATGAAGATATGCAAGCGCTACCAGAGCTTCGGGTGTTTGCTGAGCAAGCGAGAGCGAGCCAATGA
- the gspE gene encoding type II secretion system ATPase GspE codes for MSVVIAPKRLPFAYAKRHQVALVCAEEQLCLLCVLPPPLAVLTEVRRIAGAPFELQMVSGDIFSKTLTEVYQRDSSEARQLMEDIGADSEDFFSLAEELPQTEDLLESEDDAPIIKLINAMLGEAIKEGASDIHIETFEHKLAIRFRVDGVLREVLSPNRKLSPLLISRIKVMARLDIAEKRVPQDGRISLRIGGRAVDVRVSTMPSSHGERVVLRLLDKNQTQLDLSSLGMTESVQYRFRQLLQRPHGILLVTGPTGSGKSTTLYAGLTEINSPERNILTVEDPIEFDIDGIGQTQVNTKVDMTFARGLRAILRQDPDVVMVGEIRDLETAQIAVQASLTGHTVLSTLHTNTAVGAVTRMRDMGIEPFLLSSSLLGVLSQRLVRTLCKSCRTPYEADEEQRKHFRVNDDEPLILYHAKGCEHCNQKGYRGRTGIHELLVIDEQVQQLIHAEAGEIAIEKAIRSHTPSIQADGLSKVRNGTTTLEEVLRVTREG; via the coding sequence ATGAGTGTGGTGATCGCGCCGAAACGTTTACCCTTTGCCTATGCCAAGCGCCACCAAGTGGCCTTGGTGTGTGCAGAAGAACAGTTGTGTCTGTTGTGCGTGTTGCCCCCCCCTTTGGCGGTGCTCACAGAGGTGCGCCGCATCGCGGGTGCACCCTTTGAATTACAAATGGTCTCAGGGGATATTTTCAGTAAAACCCTGACTGAGGTTTATCAGCGTGATTCTTCTGAAGCACGTCAGTTGATGGAAGATATCGGTGCCGATAGCGAAGATTTCTTCTCACTGGCTGAAGAGTTGCCGCAAACGGAAGATTTGCTGGAATCTGAAGATGACGCGCCGATCATCAAGTTGATTAACGCCATGCTGGGTGAGGCGATCAAAGAGGGCGCTTCAGATATTCATATCGAAACTTTTGAGCATAAGCTGGCCATTCGCTTTCGCGTCGATGGCGTGCTGCGCGAAGTGTTATCGCCCAATCGTAAACTTTCACCGCTGTTGATTTCCCGTATTAAAGTCATGGCGCGTCTTGATATCGCTGAGAAGCGCGTGCCGCAAGATGGCCGTATTTCTTTGCGAATCGGAGGTCGCGCGGTGGATGTGCGTGTTTCCACCATGCCATCGTCACATGGTGAGCGGGTGGTGCTGCGTTTGTTGGATAAAAACCAAACCCAGCTCGATCTCAGTAGCCTAGGGATGACGGAGTCGGTGCAGTATCGTTTTCGTCAACTATTGCAGCGTCCACATGGCATTTTGCTGGTGACAGGCCCGACAGGCTCGGGTAAATCCACCACCTTGTATGCTGGTCTCACTGAGATTAACAGCCCTGAGCGCAATATTCTCACCGTTGAAGATCCCATTGAATTTGATATTGATGGGATCGGCCAGACTCAGGTCAATACCAAGGTAGATATGACCTTTGCTCGCGGTTTGCGCGCGATTTTGCGTCAAGACCCTGATGTGGTGATGGTGGGTGAAATTCGTGACTTAGAAACGGCGCAAATTGCCGTGCAAGCCTCTTTGACCGGTCACACCGTTCTTTCAACCTTGCACACCAATACAGCAGTGGGTGCGGTGACCCGTATGCGTGATATGGGGATTGAACCTTTCTTGCTCTCTTCATCGCTCCTTGGCGTGCTCTCGCAGCGTTTGGTGCGCACCTTGTGTAAGTCATGCCGCACCCCCTATGAGGCGGATGAAGAGCAGCGTAAGCATTTTCGCGTTAACGATGATGAGCCGCTGATTTTGTATCACGCCAAGGGCTGTGAGCACTGCAATCAAAAGGGTTATCGTGGCCGAACCGGCATTCATGAATTGCTGGTGATCGATGAGCAGGTGCAACAGCTGATTCATGCTGAAGCAGGCGAGATTGCCATCGAAAAAGCGATTCGTAGCCATACCCCAAGTATTCAAGCTGATGGTTTATCTAAGGTGCGCAATGGCACCACCACCCTTGAAGAAGTACTACGTGTGACGCGGGAGGGATAA
- the gspF gene encoding type II secretion system inner membrane protein GspF — translation MAAFEYKALDRRGRQCKGTLEADTARGVRQQLREQGMIPLDVVPTRQKEQQTAARSFFKTSIKTADLALITRQLATLVQAGMPLEECLRAVAEQAENPRIKNMMLGVRSRVVEGYTLADGMAEYEHVFDELFRAMVAAGEKSGHLDTVLNRLADYTENRQRIRSKMQQAMIYPSILTLVAISVVAYLLAAVVPDIVNQFVQMDQPLPQVTHILLAMSDFVVHYGLYLLIAIIAAITLFRLRLRDAKARLSWHKKLLHFPVIGKVNRGLNTARFARTLSICSSSAIPLLEGMKISAQVMTNQHVKAQVLEAADRVREGTSLRSALQQTKLFPPMMLHMIASGERSGELEQMLGRAADNQDREFESLVTMALAVFEPLLIVSMAGVVMFIVMATLLPIIEMNTLVAK, via the coding sequence ATGGCCGCCTTTGAATATAAAGCGCTGGATCGCCGAGGCCGTCAGTGCAAAGGCACACTTGAAGCGGATACGGCGCGTGGTGTGCGTCAGCAACTGCGTGAACAGGGGATGATTCCGCTGGATGTGGTGCCCACAAGGCAAAAAGAGCAGCAAACCGCCGCGCGCAGTTTTTTTAAAACTTCAATCAAAACCGCAGATCTAGCGTTAATCACCCGCCAGTTGGCAACCTTGGTGCAAGCCGGTATGCCGCTGGAAGAGTGTTTACGTGCTGTCGCTGAGCAAGCGGAAAATCCACGCATTAAAAATATGATGCTGGGAGTGCGCTCTCGCGTGGTCGAGGGCTACACCTTGGCTGATGGCATGGCCGAATATGAGCATGTCTTTGATGAGCTATTTCGTGCCATGGTGGCTGCCGGTGAAAAATCGGGTCACCTTGATACGGTGCTTAATCGCCTTGCCGATTACACCGAAAACCGTCAGCGCATTCGCAGCAAAATGCAGCAAGCGATGATCTATCCGTCAATTTTAACGCTGGTGGCTATCTCTGTGGTGGCTTACCTATTGGCGGCTGTGGTGCCAGATATCGTCAATCAATTTGTGCAGATGGATCAGCCACTGCCTCAGGTAACCCATATCCTGCTGGCAATGAGTGATTTTGTGGTGCATTACGGCTTATACCTGTTGATCGCGATTATTGCCGCGATTACGCTCTTTCGTCTGCGTTTACGCGATGCCAAAGCGCGTCTGTCGTGGCATAAAAAATTGCTGCATTTTCCGGTGATTGGCAAGGTCAACCGTGGTCTGAATACCGCGCGTTTTGCGCGAACCCTATCGATTTGTTCATCTAGCGCGATTCCTCTGCTTGAGGGCATGAAAATCTCGGCGCAGGTGATGACCAATCAGCATGTGAAAGCGCAAGTGCTTGAGGCGGCCGATCGCGTGCGCGAAGGCACCAGCTTGCGTAGCGCATTGCAGCAAACCAAGCTGTTTCCACCGATGATGCTGCATATGATCGCCAGTGGCGAGCGCAGTGGTGAGTTAGAGCAGATGCTTGGCCGTGCGGCGGATAACCAAGACCGTGAATTTGAAAGTTTAGTGACCATGGCATTGGCAGTGTTTGAACCGCTGTTGATTGTCTCTATGGCGGGGGTGGTGATGTTTATCGTCATGGCCACCCTACTTCCGATTATCGAAATGAATACCCTCGTTGCGAAATAG
- the gspG gene encoding type II secretion system major pseudopilin GspG translates to MKQQRGFSLLEIMVVIVILGVLGAVVVPNLMGNKDIADQQKAKTDISTLETQLKMYKLQNGRYPTTDQGLEALVTKPDSDPVPRNYPDGGYLERLPKDSWGNDYQYMSPGDNGDYDVFTLGADGQEGGEGINADIGNWNLGDFQ, encoded by the coding sequence ATGAAACAGCAACGTGGTTTTAGCTTGCTTGAAATTATGGTGGTGATCGTGATTTTAGGTGTGCTGGGCGCCGTGGTGGTTCCAAACTTGATGGGCAATAAAGATATTGCTGACCAGCAAAAAGCAAAAACGGATATCAGCACGCTCGAAACTCAGCTGAAAATGTACAAGTTGCAAAATGGCCGTTATCCAACCACAGACCAAGGTTTGGAAGCCTTGGTGACCAAGCCTGATAGCGATCCTGTGCCACGTAACTACCCAGATGGTGGTTACCTTGAGCGTTTGCCAAAAGACTCTTGGGGCAATGACTACCAATATATGTCACCGGGTGATAACGGTGATTACGATGTCTTTACTCTGGGTGCTGACGGTCAAGAAGGTGGCGAAGGCATCAATGCAGATATTGGCAACTGGAATTTGGGAGACTTCCAGTAA
- the gspH gene encoding type II secretion system minor pseudopilin GspH translates to MSLRRARGFTLLEILLVMVILGMSAMFVTIAVPNQNAKAEQTEALRLGMLVEILSDDAIRRGEDYGIYFDQSAQPMSYRFLILTADGWQPLEHRLAEKVTMEKGMAMSVTVDGFAWQQKDSLFEGDDSLFEPSRFEQDEDKIEPPQVLILSSGEVTPFEADWLEQGKEESQRWFLRVNELGKGDCWQGAEHAPQ, encoded by the coding sequence ATGTCATTGCGTCGCGCTCGTGGTTTTACCCTGCTTGAAATCCTACTTGTGATGGTGATTTTGGGGATGAGCGCGATGTTTGTCACTATTGCGGTGCCCAACCAAAACGCCAAAGCAGAGCAAACTGAAGCGCTTCGTCTTGGCATGTTGGTTGAGATCCTGAGCGATGATGCGATTCGTCGCGGTGAAGACTACGGCATCTATTTTGATCAAAGCGCACAACCTATGAGCTATCGCTTTCTCATCCTTACGGCTGATGGTTGGCAGCCCTTAGAGCATCGCCTTGCTGAGAAGGTGACCATGGAAAAGGGGATGGCGATGTCGGTGACTGTGGATGGTTTTGCTTGGCAGCAAAAAGACAGCTTATTTGAAGGTGATGATAGTCTGTTTGAGCCCAGCCGTTTTGAGCAAGATGAGGATAAAATTGAGCCACCGCAGGTGCTGATTTTATCCAGCGGTGAGGTCACGCCTTTTGAAGCCGATTGGCTTGAACAGGGCAAAGAGGAATCTCAGCGTTGGTTTTTACGGGTGAACGAGTTGGGGAAAGGTGACTGCTGGCAAGGGGCTGAGCATGCGCCGCAGTGA
- the gspI gene encoding type II secretion system minor pseudopilin GspI — MRRSDLSYVSADLPRHAKHLNCHSFAVNRGFTLLEVMVALAIFALSSMALLQSMSQHSSTLIHLQQNLFANWVAENQQVKVALEGVPSSTKQGKSEMAGQTFYWKIQPQKTSEGSLVAVDVAVSTEANFASQLLQIRSYRAKP, encoded by the coding sequence ATGCGCCGCAGTGATTTATCCTATGTCTCAGCTGATTTACCAAGGCATGCAAAGCATCTCAATTGCCATTCCTTTGCTGTGAATCGCGGCTTTACTTTGCTTGAGGTGATGGTGGCATTGGCGATTTTTGCGCTCAGCAGTATGGCACTTTTGCAAAGTATGAGTCAGCACAGCAGCACCTTAATCCATCTGCAGCAAAATCTATTTGCCAACTGGGTCGCGGAAAATCAGCAGGTAAAAGTGGCCCTAGAGGGCGTGCCATCCTCAACCAAACAAGGTAAATCCGAGATGGCCGGACAAACCTTTTATTGGAAAATTCAACCGCAAAAGACCAGCGAGGGTAGCCTTGTGGCGGTGGACGTTGCCGTCTCCACAGAGGCTAATTTTGCCAGTCAACTGCTACAAATTCGTAGCTATCGAGCCAAGCCATGA